The proteins below are encoded in one region of Aeromonas veronii:
- the sbcB gene encoding exodeoxyribonuclease I, which translates to MSNAAQSGQGPTFYFHDYETFGISPAKDRPSQFAGIRTDADFNLIGEPLVIYCKPPADYLPDPEACLITGITPQKAMKDGLCEADFIRQIHEQFATPNTCVLGYNSIRFDDEVTRYTLYRNFYDPYAYAWQNGNSRWDILDMLRACYALRPEGITWAFDEEGKPSFRLEKLTVANGVAHANAHDALSDVLATIEMAKLVKKAQPKLFGYLFDLRNKNKVKALIDVVTMKPLVHVSGMFSPWQGCVSWVSPLAWHPTNQNAVIMVDLTRDPTPLIELSSDEIRERLYTKKDELGDLAGIPVKLVHINKCPVLAPAATLTAERADELGVNREQCRKSLDLLRAHPEIREKLVEVFNQEFAGSNDKDPDTQLYAGFFSHGDKASMDLVRATPADLLGEREFAFSDPRLPEMLLRYRARNWPHTLSEAEQKRWRLHCSDYFSSRLPDYAARLEALAEQNQGNERNFAILKSLYRYLEDL; encoded by the coding sequence ATGAGCAACGCAGCACAATCAGGCCAAGGGCCGACCTTCTACTTCCACGACTACGAGACCTTCGGGATCAGCCCCGCGAAGGACAGGCCGTCCCAGTTCGCGGGCATTCGCACCGACGCGGATTTCAACCTCATCGGCGAGCCCCTGGTCATCTACTGCAAGCCCCCTGCTGACTACCTGCCGGATCCCGAGGCCTGCCTCATCACCGGCATCACGCCGCAAAAGGCGATGAAGGACGGGTTGTGCGAGGCGGACTTCATTCGCCAGATCCACGAACAGTTCGCGACGCCGAACACCTGCGTGCTCGGTTACAACAGCATCCGCTTCGATGACGAGGTGACCCGCTACACCCTCTATCGCAACTTCTACGACCCTTACGCCTACGCCTGGCAAAACGGCAACTCCCGCTGGGACATCCTCGACATGCTGCGGGCCTGCTACGCCTTGCGTCCGGAGGGGATCACGTGGGCGTTCGATGAAGAGGGCAAGCCGAGCTTTCGCCTCGAAAAATTGACCGTGGCCAACGGCGTGGCCCACGCCAATGCCCACGATGCGCTCTCGGACGTGCTGGCCACCATCGAGATGGCCAAGCTGGTAAAAAAAGCCCAGCCCAAGCTGTTCGGGTATCTCTTCGATCTGCGCAACAAGAACAAGGTCAAGGCCCTCATCGACGTGGTGACCATGAAGCCCCTGGTGCACGTCTCCGGCATGTTCTCCCCCTGGCAGGGGTGCGTGAGCTGGGTGTCGCCACTCGCCTGGCATCCCACCAATCAGAATGCGGTGATCATGGTGGATCTCACCCGCGACCCCACCCCCCTCATCGAGCTCAGCAGCGACGAGATCCGCGAGCGGCTCTACACCAAGAAGGATGAGCTGGGGGATCTGGCCGGCATTCCGGTGAAGCTGGTGCACATCAACAAGTGCCCGGTGCTGGCCCCGGCCGCCACCCTCACGGCCGAGCGGGCGGACGAACTCGGGGTCAATCGGGAGCAGTGTCGCAAGAGCCTGGATCTGCTGCGAGCCCACCCCGAAATACGGGAGAAGCTGGTGGAGGTGTTCAACCAGGAGTTCGCCGGCAGCAACGACAAGGATCCCGACACCCAGCTCTACGCCGGCTTCTTCAGCCACGGCGACAAGGCCAGCATGGATCTGGTGCGCGCCACCCCGGCGGATCTGCTGGGAGAGCGGGAATTTGCCTTCAGCGATCCGCGCCTGCCCGAGATGCTGCTGCGCTATCGTGCCCGCAACTGGCCCCATACCTTGAGCGAAGCCGAACAGAAACGCTGGCGCCTGCACTGCAGCGACTACTTCAGCAGCCGGTTGCCGGATTATGCCGCCCGTCTGGAGGCCCTGGCGGAACAGAACCAGGGGAACGAACGGAACTTCGCCATCCTCAAGAGCCTCTATCGCTACCTCGAAGATCTCTGA